Proteins encoded together in one candidate division WOR-3 bacterium window:
- the rocD gene encoding ornithine--oxo-acid transaminase yields the protein MNTQEHINLVEQFAAHNYHPLPVVLTRGEGVWVEDVEGNRYLDMLASYSALNQGHRHPKILKALIEQVSRICLTSRAFHNDQLGPFCKLLCEITGQDQVLLMNSGAEGVETAIKCARRWGYKKKGVAPDKAEIVVCANNFHGRTITIISFSTEPLYQDGFGPFTPGFRVIPYNDIDALQGAINENTVGFLVEPIQGEGGIIVPDKGYLKAAQEVCQQNRVLLILDEIQTGMGRTGKLFCYQYEDVKPDLLILGKALGGGCMPVSAVCGPRAVMDAFVPGNHGSTFGGNPLACAVGRAAVEVILEEKLPERSAELGEYFLAELKKLNSPRVADVRGRGLFIGVELKPDAGPARLYCEELLKLGILAKDTHEKVIRFAPPLVIKKEEIDWALERIGAVLKG from the coding sequence TTGAATACCCAGGAGCATATTAACCTTGTTGAGCAGTTTGCCGCCCATAACTACCATCCTTTGCCCGTGGTTTTAACGCGGGGCGAGGGTGTGTGGGTGGAGGATGTTGAAGGCAACCGTTATCTTGATATGCTGGCGTCTTATTCGGCGCTTAATCAAGGTCATCGCCATCCGAAGATTTTGAAGGCGTTGATTGAGCAGGTTAGCCGGATTTGTTTGACTTCAAGGGCGTTTCATAACGACCAGTTAGGACCGTTCTGTAAACTGCTCTGTGAAATCACTGGTCAGGACCAGGTGCTTTTGATGAACTCTGGTGCCGAAGGCGTGGAGACGGCAATTAAATGTGCCCGGCGCTGGGGTTATAAGAAGAAGGGCGTGGCGCCGGACAAGGCGGAGATCGTTGTCTGTGCCAACAACTTCCATGGCCGAACAATCACCATCATCAGTTTCTCGACCGAACCGCTCTATCAGGACGGGTTTGGACCGTTCACCCCTGGTTTCAGGGTGATTCCCTACAACGACATCGACGCTTTGCAGGGAGCGATAAACGAGAATACGGTCGGTTTTCTTGTTGAGCCGATTCAGGGCGAAGGTGGTATCATCGTGCCCGATAAGGGGTATCTGAAGGCGGCGCAGGAGGTGTGCCAACAGAATCGGGTGCTGTTGATTTTGGACGAGATTCAGACCGGAATGGGGCGGACCGGTAAACTTTTCTGCTACCAGTATGAGGATGTCAAGCCCGACCTTTTGATTTTAGGCAAGGCGCTGGGTGGTGGGTGTATGCCGGTTTCGGCGGTTTGCGGTCCCAGGGCGGTGATGGACGCATTTGTTCCCGGGAATCACGGTTCAACTTTTGGTGGGAATCCGCTTGCCTGCGCGGTTGGTAGAGCGGCGGTGGAGGTGATTCTTGAGGAGAAACTGCCCGAACGGTCGGCAGAACTGGGCGAATACTTTCTTGCCGAACTGAAGAAACTGAATTCGCCCCGGGTGGCAGATGTCCGGGGACGGGGTTTGTTTATCGGCGTGGAGTTGAAGCCGGATGCCGGCCCGGCACGGCTCTATTGCGAAGAACTGCTCAAACTGGGCATCCTTGCCAAGGACACACATGAGAAGGTGATTCGGTTTGCGCCGCCGCTGGTAATTAAGAAGGAGGAGATTGACTGGGCGCTGGAAAGAATCGGGGCGGTGCTTAAAGGGTAG